Below is a window of bacterium DNA.
CATGAAATAAATATATTCATATTATTTTAACTTGATTTTTTATGGTTTGAGTGCTATTTACTTTTGTAAAAGTAAAATAATAGTTATTCATGTGGGAATGATACCCGTATACAGGAATCAAAAAACGGGAGGTATTTTCTGATTTTTAAAGGGAACTCATCGTCTGGTAAAATATATATGATAGAGAAAATATCTTTTAAGTACCGATGAACAAAATTGGGATCTGGAGATGTCAAGAGCGTGTGGATCGGTCAGTCGCGTTTTTTTCCGACAGCTGAACCCGTACATACTGAATTATTAAACGAAGTCGGAATATTTTCTTATAAGCAAGCCATACCCAAACAAACAATACCACCTCTATTCGGGTATTCTGATGCTCTTTCAAAACATGAAAACAAAAATCGTAATTATGGTTGCCCTCCTGGTTCTTGTGTGGGCGGTCGTTATAAATGTTGTAATATCATCATATTATCAGAAGAAATTTAAAGAGAGTATAACCGATCAGCAGTTTACATTTATATCTCTCATGGCGGAGGGAATATCGAAAGAAATAACAAAAGCGCAAAACATTCTCACGGAAACATCCAAATGGGTAACACCTGACATAATTAACGATCCTGAAAAGGCTCAGAGCTTTCTCGATAGTCGCACTGGATTACATGAAATTTATAATAATGGGATTTTTTTCCTTTCCACCGAAGGGAAAAGAATCGCGGAAAGTCCCTTTAAACTTGAAAGACGTGGGCTGGATGTCTCCAATCGGGATTATTATAAATATGTAATGGCTTATGGAAAGCCATATATATCCGCTCCGTATATTTCCACCCAGGAACATCATCATCCCTCAATCATGCTTGCCTGTCCTATCAGAGATAATAAAGGACTTATAATTGGTATTTTTGAGGGCAGTATTGATCTCATGAGAGGAAGTTTTCTGGAGGAGCTTTCCAAGGTTAAAATCGGTAAGACGGGATATATCTCTTTATATACCCAGGATGGTGTCAGAATCATGCATCCCGATAAAAATCTGATCATGGAAAAAAGCAATGATAAAATGATCGAAGAAGGATTTGAGGGGACGATTGAGATGGTTACAGGAACAGATGTCCCCGTCCTTAGAATATATAAAAAGGTGGAAAAAACTCAATGGGTTTTAACCGCAAATTACCCTGTCAGTGAAGCGTATAAACCGGTTATAACTGCTAAAAAAGCATTTTACTGGGTTGGTACTGCAATAGTTTTTACTATCGGGATTTTTACATGGCTTCTAGTGATGAAGTTATTTCAACCTATTATTTCCTTGTCTGATCAGGTTAAAAAAATCGGAACTTCATCTGAAAGAAACAAAAAAGTTACAATTGCCAGTAAGGATGAAATTGGAAGTCTTGCTGAAAATATAAACATAATGCTCGATGATATCGAATCCACCCAGAATGACCTCAGAAAAAGCGAGGAAAGTCTTGATATTACCCTCAATTCCATAGGGGATGGGATTATCGCTGCAGATATTGACGGATGTGTCAGCCGTCTGAATCCGGTGGCAGAAGTACTCACAGGATGGCGTGTACATGATGCTCTCGGTCGTTCGATTGAGGATATTTTCCCTATCGTAAACGAAGTCAGCGGAAATTCCGAAATTAGTCCTGTTGACCGTATTATGAACGACGTAAAAGATTCAGGAATTACTGATTATGCGGTATTGCGTGCCAAGGATCATACAGAGAGGTTGATTTCTTATATCTGTTCGCCCATACGCAATAAGGAAGACATTGTCAATGGTGTGGTGATTGTTTTCAGGGATATAACGGAGAGCAGAAAAGCAGAGAAAAAAATGAATTTCCAGGCAACAATTCTAGAGAATATGACCGATCTTGTGATCTGTACGGATTTTGAGGGTACTATCATTTATACCAGTCCTTCTGTTTTGAAAGCAAATCGTTCCGATTACAATCAATTTATGAACCAGAATATATGTAAGGTATTTAAAAGAATATTTACCAACACATATATTCCTGAAATCTTCGAAAAGACTAAATCCGGTGGATGGC
It encodes the following:
- a CDS encoding PAS domain S-box protein; its protein translation is MKTKIVIMVALLVLVWAVVINVVISSYYQKKFKESITDQQFTFISLMAEGISKEITKAQNILTETSKWVTPDIINDPEKAQSFLDSRTGLHEIYNNGIFFLSTEGKRIAESPFKLERRGLDVSNRDYYKYVMAYGKPYISAPYISTQEHHHPSIMLACPIRDNKGLIIGIFEGSIDLMRGSFLEELSKVKIGKTGYISLYTQDGVRIMHPDKNLIMEKSNDKMIEEGFEGTIEMVTGTDVPVLRIYKKVEKTQWVLTANYPVSEAYKPVITAKKAFYWVGTAIVFTIGIFTWLLVMKLFQPIISLSDQVKKIGTSSERNKKVTIASKDEIGSLAENINIMLDDIESTQNDLRKSEESLDITLNSIGDGIIAADIDGCVSRLNPVAEVLTGWRVHDALGRSIEDIFPIVNEVSGNSEISPVDRIMNDVKDSGITDYAVLRAKDHTERLISYICSPIRNKEDIVNGVVIVFRDITESRKAEKKMNFQATILENMTDLVICTDFEGTIIYTSPSVLKANRSDYNQFMNQNICKVFKRIFTNTYIPEIFEKTKSGGWRGELQYTMEGEHRYISVQSTVMYDENQSLVALIFVGRDITRDKLDEEERTRMALAVEQANEAIYITDTEGIINYVNPAFERITGYSRSEALEHTPDFINSEFGIQFFQNIMLEKTKKCEEWRGQITYKRKDGKLIEVETTISPVCDSNRNVFNYLVINRDVTQVLKLEQMLRQAQKMEAIGTLAGGIAHDFNNILFAIVGYTEMAMTNISTESATGKYLKEVLRAGDRAKELIKQILAFSRQIEAERRPIQIQPVVKESLKLLQATLPKTIKIKQNINSNCGVILADPTQIHQVLMNLCTNAFHAMKDHGGVLDVSLSQITADKHFIQFHPNLKERDYVVLKVSDTGTGMDKLTMERIFEPYFSTKSQGEGTGLGLATVHGIVKNHGGDISVYSEPGKGTIFHVYFPRVDEHEQTKNHDKTVLPGGNERILFIDDEEQLTNLIKRMLEHLGYKVTAYNSCVDALDVFRTQPDQFDLVITDYMMPNMNGMDLSREIIKIRKDIPVILISGFGDMIHKEKLNEIGIKEVIMKPILTKDLAITIRKFITK